The following proteins are co-located in the Lepisosteus oculatus isolate fLepOcu1 chromosome 9, fLepOcu1.hap2, whole genome shotgun sequence genome:
- the pctp gene encoding phosphatidylcholine transfer protein, producing MALQFTEEQFQEAWKELDEPQLEGGWEFFTETSGIKIYRLYDKQTGLYEYKVFGSLTNCTPETCADVYMDLEYRKTWDGYVKELYEKSYAGQTAIYWEVKYPFPLSNRDYVYVRERRDLDINGRKIYVMLAKSASDSLCPEKSGILRVKDYKQSLAIESDGDCGTKVFLNYFDNPGGMIPAWLINWAAKTGVPSFLKDLQESCNNYPDYYKKAKLKS from the exons ATGGCGCTGCAGTTCACAGAGGAGCAGTTTCAGGAAGCCTGGAAAGAACTGGATGAACCCCAGCTAGAAGGAGGATGGGAGTTCTTCACAGAGACAAGTGGGATAAAAATTTACCGGCTTTACGATAAG CAAACGGGACTATATGAGTATAAGGTTTTTGGTAGTCTTACCAACTGCACCCCAGAGACATGTGCTGATGTGTACATGGACTTAGAGTACAGAAAGACATGGGATGGATATGTTAAAG AGCTCTATGAAAAAAGCTATGCTGGGCAGACAGCAATTTACTGGGAGGTGAAATACCCTTTTCCTCTGTCAAACAGAGAC TATGTTTACGTGAGAGAACGGCGAGATCTGGACATCAATGGAAGAAAAATCTATGTCATGTTGGCAAAGAGTGCCTCAGATTCCCTGTGTCCTGAGAAGTCTGGAATCCTCCGAGTGAAAGACTATAAACAGAGCCTGGCCATTGAGAGTGATGGTGACTGTGGCACTAAAG ttttcctGAACTACTTTGATAACCCGGGTGGGATGATACCAGCTTGGCTTATAAATTGGGCAGCGAAG ACCGGCGTGCCATCATTCCTCAAAGACCTGCAGGAGTCCTGCAACAATTACCCTGACTACTACAAGAAGGCAAAATTAAAAAGCTAG